The stretch of DNA CATTTGCTTAGCAAAACGAACGCCACACGGCTGTCAATCACACCGCTTTTCTGCAGCATCTCGGCGATGGTCCACCGCGGCGTGCCGCGCGGGATTTCGACGAAGATCTGCGCCTGCGAATAGCCGCGGTACGGCCGTTTCAGTTCGCTGCGCACCCACGCGGCCGCACCAGCCACGGCGGCAATAAGAATAACGATCACAAATACCAGTCGCCGCATGTTCTATTTACCCTTCGCCGCAGGGGTTCCATTGCGCATTTCATCCAGATGCTCGCGCAACAAAATCGCCGCCGCCACGGAATCGAGATTTTTCGCACTTCTCCGGCCTGTTTCCTTCGCGATCTCTTCTGCCTCCCAGCTCGTCAATCGTTCATCGCGGAGCGCCACCGGCAATGCCAGTTCTTTCCCTGCGCGCGCGGCAAAGCGTGCCGCTTCCTCCGCCATTTCTCCTGCCTCTCCGCCGATATGCACGGGCGAGCCAACTAAAATGAATCCGACGCTGTTTTGCCGCACGATTTCGCGGAGTCGCCGCATATCTTCCCGCCTGTTTTTCCTCACCAGCGTTTCGAGTGGCGTTGCCGTCAGGCGCAGCTCATCGGAAATCGCCAAGCCGATGCGCCTCCGTCCGTAATCAATCGCCAGGATGCGGCGGGATTGTGCCGCAGCGGAACGGGAAGTGGCGCGAGAGAATTCCATCTCTCATCATTATAGCGCCGTCGCAGAATGGAACTCGGAGTTGTCGCGCGTACAGCGCGTAAAGTTACTGGCCGCTGCTGCTGGATGTCAACCGCCGCCCGCGCCTGCCATCGACCCAAAGTGGCCAGGCGCCCGCTGCTTGCATTTCCTTTTTCAAACCGGTGTCTTCCAGCAATTTCTCGATTTGCTCTCGATTTTGCCGTGCTCCCAATTTTTCCGGCAGATCCGCGACCGCATATGCCGTGACCGCCGCGATCGCTTCGTTGCGCTTAAGTTGCGCGAAGTCCACTTTGTCGAAAGTGTCCGAAGCTGCGTGGTAATTCATTATGTAGTCGTCGGGCTCTTGATTGGCAACGAGCGTCGGCACGCCCTCAAGCAAGAAATCGAAATTGTCCGTGCCAAGATCGGCGTCATCGGTATTCTCAAATGGTCCAAAAGTACTCAGCGGCTCTAAAGCCCGTGTCACCGTTGCGGCGATGTCCTTTCGTCCTCCGAGCGAATATCCCGTCACTTTTCCGTCGCCAGAATCGAAAATGATCGTCGTGTCCATCTGATCGAGCTCCGCGCGGTGTGCCGCTGCGTAGGCCCGCGACCCCAGCATTCCTTCTTCCTCGCCCGAAAACAAAACGAACCGAATCGACCGCTTCGGAATCGCTCCCGCAGCGCGAATCGCACGCGCCGCGTCAATCGTCATCGCTGCGTTGCAGCCGTCGTCCAGCGCGCCCGTTCCTAGCTCCCAGGAATCCAGATGCGCGCCCAGGAGCACAAATTCATCCGGCTTCACGCTGCCGCGAATCTCCGCCACAACATTCTCAGACTGCACAGGTCCGCCGATTTTGTTTGGCATGTCGAGGCGGACTTTCACCGGCTGCCCGGAAGCGATGAACCGAGCCAGCCGCATCGCATCTTCGCGCGCCACCACGGCCTGTGGCAATCGTTCCAGTTCGCCAGTCACCGAAAGATTGTGCCGGTAGAGCAGCATGTACGGCCGCGTCGACATCCAT from Candidatus Acidiferrales bacterium encodes:
- the ruvX gene encoding Holliday junction resolvase RuvX translates to MEFSRATSRSAAAQSRRILAIDYGRRRIGLAISDELRLTATPLETLVRKNRREDMRRLREIVRQNSVGFILVGSPVHIGGEAGEMAEEAARFAARAGKELALPVALRDERLTSWEAEEIAKETGRRSAKNLDSVAAAILLREHLDEMRNGTPAAKGK
- a CDS encoding M20/M25/M40 family metallo-hydrolase, which encodes MLRRLTILSATAALTFSLCTMRIAAQGLPPAQKPFEPKVPQGTGACSIDRPCAEVAPLIISSALGASPLENNLRELTDVIGGRVAGTPANDKAVEWAVEAFRRAGVDEVHTERFTVPVSWAEGHTHLEVIAPEALPVHLVSIGWSPATPAGGITASMVDAGIGDEAGFARLGNAASGAIVLVHTNVLKTWDDLMNEYNYEPAVIDRAVKAGAAAILWMSTRPYMLLYRHNLSVTGELERLPQAVVAREDAMRLARFIASGQPVKVRLDMPNKIGGPVQSENVVAEIRGSVKPDEFVLLGAHLDSWELGTGALDDGCNAAMTIDAARAIRAAGAIPKRSIRFVLFSGEEEGMLGSRAYAAAHRAELDQMDTTIIFDSGDGKVTGYSLGGRKDIAATVTRALEPLSTFGPFENTDDADLGTDNFDFLLEGVPTLVANQEPDDYIMNYHAASDTFDKVDFAQLKRNEAIAAVTAYAVADLPEKLGARQNREQIEKLLEDTGLKKEMQAAGAWPLWVDGRRGRRLTSSSSGQ